The Athene noctua chromosome 3, bAthNoc1.hap1.1, whole genome shotgun sequence genome includes a region encoding these proteins:
- the CDKN1B gene encoding cyclin-dependent kinase inhibitor 1B, with protein MSNVRISNGSPTLERMEARQSEYPKPSACRNLFGPVNHEELNRDLKKHRQEMEEACQRKWNFDFQNHKPLEGRYEWQAVEKGSSPDFYFRPPRLLKAVCKSAGRQSLDVNGNCQTVVFVGSQGISEDTHCVEQKTDVSENQTDFAEQCTGQRKRPATDDSSPQNKRANTTEEEVSEDSPSSSSVEQTPKKSSPRRHQT; from the exons ATGTCAAACGTCCGTATTTCTAATGGGAGCCCTACCCTGGAGCGCATGGAAGCCAGGCAGTCGGAGTACCCGAAGCCGTCAGCTTGTAGGAACCTCTTCGGGCCGGTGAATCACGAAGAGTTAAACAGGGACTTGAAGAAGCACCGCCAGGAGATGGAGGAGGCATGCCAGAGGAAGTGGAATTTCGATTTCCAGAATCACAAGCCGCTGGAAGGCAGGTACGAGTGGCAAGCCGTGGAGAAAGGGAGTTCGCCCGACTTCTACTTCAGACCCCCCCGGCTACTGAAAGCTGTCTGCAAGTCCGCCGGTCGCCAGAGCTTGGATGTAAACGGGAATTGCCAAACCGTGGTTTTTGTCGGTTCTCAGGGAATCTCAGAGGACACTCACTGTGTAGAGCAAAAGACTGATGTTTCTGAAAACCAGACGGACTTTGCAGAGCAGTGCACTGGGCAGAGGAAAAGACCTGCCACCGATG ATTCCTCTCCTCAAAATAAAAGAGCCAACACAACAGAAGAAGAGGTTTCAGAAGACTCCCCCAGTTCCAGTTCAGTGGAGCAAACACCCAAGAAATCAAGCCCGAGAAGACATCAAACGTAA